DNA from Electrophorus electricus isolate fEleEle1 chromosome 5, fEleEle1.pri, whole genome shotgun sequence:
CGATACTCACAGTCCACATGAATCAGCGTGCTGGCAGAGCTGCTCTGGCCGACCTCGTTCAGGGCAGAGCAGCGGTAGGGCCCCATTAGTCTGCCCGCGGCCAGCAGGTGGAGCCTCTCTGATTGTTCACTGAGCAGGACATCCCTGTCCCCCCGGAGCTGGTACCAGCTGTAGGACAGCACCGCAGGGAAAGCACGGGACACGACGCAGGACAGCGTGATATACTGACCCTCTAAAATATTGGTAGGCTGCTGGATGATGGCAACGTCCAGCGGGAGCTCTGAAATCAGCGGTGCAGGGAAGTTGAAAGCAGAATGGTTTCTGCTGTCAAGAGAAAGCTCATTAGAATGAGACTTGCTCTGTGTTGACATCTTTTCAAAAGACTCCATTTTGAAACTATGTTTAATGTTCTTCAGGTGGTCACCAAATAGATGAGTGGTTTGCAGggtacacaatacaatacagccTTCTATTTCTCTGCTTCCATGATAAATTAAGCTTAttcaaatacatatatacaaatatacaaattcaATTTCTTTTAAGAGAAAGAAATTGGAAGGCAACTAAAGACTGTTTTGGTCTATGGCAACTTGcagcaacaaaataaacaccaatCCCAAATCTGACACTTGTCACATTTTTTGCAGTGCACCTTCTATTTACTACCATCTATTTCTAAAGTGAAGGACAGCTACTGTACCCTTCATGACCAGGGTGTGCTCCTGTTGGCCATGAGCGTTGAAGGCCCTGCAGGTAACATTTGTGATCCGGAAAGTTCCGTTAAAACGGATCTTCCCGCTAAACGTGTGGTTCTGCCGTACGCTGACAGCCATAACATCGGTGAGGACAGAGTGAGGCTCTCCACCATCCACCCTCCACTCCACGGAGGCGCTGGGCCGGGATTGGACCTTACACCAGCACCGCAACGCTGGAGGATGGATCATGCAGCAGGACTCGGGCTGGATGCTCGGTGGGTCTAGAAACAACATGCCACATTGAGAGAACGTGAAGACACAGCTGGTCACTGAATATTGTCAATGCTCAAGCGTCATAAAGTATCAAGCTACAGTGcaaacacaatattaaaatacaatattggTCTTTATAATAAAATACCCAGAAACTTAAAATCCTTGCATATCGCTGAGCCCGTCAAGGAGTTTTATGTTTCAGAATTTGTATGAATTTGTATCACACTTTTCAGTGCTTTTCTTCACTACATAACATCGATGAGTGTACAGACTGCAAGGTCATAGGTTGTTGACTGACACTCCGCGGTGACGATGAAGGGAGAGGTTGAGTTGGCCACTccatgtgtgttctgtgcagtgCAGTAGAAGCGGCTCTGATCAGGTGGCAGGTCAGTGATGGTGATGCTCTTCTCACGAGTGGTCAGCCCAAGCACAGGGCCTTCTCTCTGAAGGTACCACAGGAATGAGGAGGCAGGGGGGCTGGCATTGCTGCGGCACTCCAAAGTCATTTTCCCCCCGGCCTGGGCCATACTGTTCTCCCCGGACACATGCACTGTTCTCGGGGCATCTAAAGAGagaggtttttgttgttgttgttgttgttgtgtaatatttctgaatgcataaataaattcatGGATGAATGGACACTTTCttgtttattactttttttttgctgtagcaTGCAAACATGACCCCCTCTGCTCACTCACCCTTAATCTAACAAATGGGAAAGTAAAAAAGTATTCCTGAAACTGCATACAGATTTAAAAAGCCTAAAAGTATTAAAGCAAATGCGGCCTAAATTAAGAAGCAAAACCCAGCAATGAAATTGCTTACATGCAGACACGAGGATAAAaacatgtggggaaaaaaaaaacctctttaaaaTGGTTCAGACATTTAATATAGCACTACTGATAAGCTTTTGAACCTGGTACTCCATTATTAGAACTTACAGCTCAGGTTAATTTCCATCCACTTGGGGACTGTGGGTCTTCTCATGTGGCTCACCCAGCAGCCTACTACCCTTCCCTGGTCACTGACTTGGGCAGGGAAGGAGATGGTGCTTATTGTTTGCCAGTAGCCCTGGCCCAAGGCAGTTTGTTCATTCTGGACGTTT
Protein-coding regions in this window:
- the LOC113588474 gene encoding myelin-associated glycoprotein-like isoform X4 → MVMGYRPVNLCFLLQVLWCAMVEAQDWHVDMPTKTNALSGSCVVIPCSFTHPSSHNPSVIIWYSYHSTKYPVVYSTDAEAVIKPFRGRTELIGDVKSGNCSLKINYVVPDMNGYQLYPWINPDTVSHKFYWKTVMLNVQEVPSTVDLFVEGEPKEGDTLRIICAVKHTCPFFPPTLSFGDTNGNVQNEQTALGQGYWQTISTISFPAQVSDQGRVVGCWVSHMRRPTVPKWMEINLSYAPRTVHVSGENSMAQAGGKMTLECRSNASPPASSFLWYLQREGPVLGLTTREKSITITDLPPDQSRFYCTAQNTHGVANSTSPFIVTAEYPPSIQPESCCMIHPPALRCWCKVQSRPSASVEWRVDGGEPHSVLTDVMAVSVRQNHTFSGKIRFNGTFRITNVTCRAFNAHGQQEHTLVMKELPLDVAIIQQPTNILEGQYITLSCVVSRAFPAVLSYSWYQLRGDRDVLLSEQSERLHLLAAGRLMGPYRCSALNEVGQSSSASTLIHVDFTPVISPESFCALKNGEVKCECLVDSYPAAAMDWVAAGVQAKQTVTTESHGSMKSTLTGRLGSAGDRAIFCYAANEHGRRHLQLTLTDSSASNGSSIAAAVCGAVILVLGTVTALYFIQRKRNLIECSTFPWKREGQGEQV